ACGCCTTTGCCAAGGAGGTGCTGCGTCCGGCCGGCAGAGAGCTCGACCGCCTGCCCGATCCCGCCGATGTGATCGCACCCAAGTCGATACTGTGGGATGTCTTCAAGAAGTATCAGGAGCTGGGTATCCACAAGCTCACCGCCGATCCGAGCATGGATCCGATCGCCAAGGCCCGGCTCATGTGCATCATCAATGAGGAACTCGCCTGGGGAGACGTCGGCCTGGCGATCACCCTGGGGCTGTGTGGGTTCCATCAGCCCTGGATCGAACAAAGTGGGAACAAGGAACTGCTTGAGCGCTTCTGCTCACCGGACCGGCTGACGATCAGCTGTTGGGCTTTGACCGAACCCGACCACGGCAGCGACACGGTCGCGGTCACCGAAAGCTTCTTCAGCGATCCCAAGTTGCGGGCGAACTGCACCGCGCGCAAGGTCGGCGACGAGTACGTGATCAGCGGCCAGAAGGCGGCATGGGTGTCGAACGGTAGCATCGCCGAACTCGCCGTGTTGTTCTGTACCCTCGATCCAAGCCAAGGCTTCAAGGGTGGGGCCGTGTTCCTCGTGCCGCTCGACCTGCCCGGCATCCATCGGCCCAAGCCTCTCGACAAGCTCGGCCAACGCTCGCTCAACCAAGGCGAGATCTACTTCACCGACGTACGCGTTCCCGCGTCTTACATGGTGCTGGGGCCCGAGTTCTATTCCATGGCTCTGGAAACCATGCTGGGCTACGCCAACTCGGGTATGGGCCAGCTCTTCGTCGGCGTGGCGCGGGCGGCGTACGACTATGCCGTGGACTACGCCAAGCAACGCGTACAGGGGG
The DNA window shown above is from Candidatus Binatia bacterium and carries:
- a CDS encoding acyl-CoA dehydrogenase family protein, encoding MTSIDIDTGLTDEDRAARDTCHAFAKEVLRPAGRELDRLPDPADVIAPKSILWDVFKKYQELGIHKLTADPSMDPIAKARLMCIINEELAWGDVGLAITLGLCGFHQPWIEQSGNKELLERFCSPDRLTISCWALTEPDHGSDTVAVTESFFSDPKLRANCTARKVGDEYVISGQKAAWVSNGSIAELAVLFCTLDPSQGFKGGAVFLVPLDLPGIHRPKPLDKLGQRSLNQGEIYFTDVRVPASYMVLGPEFYSMALETMLGYANSGMGQLFVGVARAAYDYAVDYAKQRVQGGVPIFEHQSVRGRLFKMFMKVEAARALVRRVALYTAANAPIVQYSIASKVFCTNTAFEVASEAVQIFGGNGLSREYPIEKVLRDARASMIEDGCNEVLGLLGGSRL